The genomic segment GACGAAGTGGCGCCGTGTCTGCCCGCCCCTCAGGAGCCCTCGTACACCCTGCCGAGTGTCAACGAGGAGGTGGGTGTGTCGGCGCTCACTCGTCTTCTGATTGGCGAGACGAAAGCTTCCACTGAGGTGACAGAGCAGAAGCCGCGCTCTTCGTTCTCGTCTAGGGCTGCTGACATGAACGATGACCTCGCCTCGGTGGACGATGACGGAGCGCAAGTGAGGCAGACGGTGTGTGTCGACCCCGACAGCGAGACGTCCATCTCAGAGTTGAAAGTCTCTGCGAACTCCTCGCCAATGGTCGGTATCACGGAGATGCTGCATCGTCGGGTCATTCAGGAGGACCTCCTGCGAACGGAGCGAGGGCCTTCGGAGCTGCCCCTGGAGGAGCGCATGGCCGTCATTCACGCACTCTTTGGCGATTTTGGCGACGCACCGATTTCCGCAGAGAAGTTCCGTGAAGTCATGGTGCCGTATCAACGCCACTGCGAGTGCCTTGGTGCTTCCTACGGCTTCCATCACCAAAGCTGTCGGTTCTTCGCAGACTTCCCCGTCTCCCTATAGGCTGTTGCGTTGATTCCAGGGGACGCGCCTGCTCCTGCGAGCGGATCAAAGCCGCATTCCCCCGCAGGTGACACGCTCACTTTCCTCAATTTCTCTTCTtgcttcccctttcctccttcgtCCCTCACCACTGCTCCCCGTACGTCTTTGTTCTTCACTGGGTAGAGAGACGGCGTATAGACGCGCAAGAACtccacgcgtgtgtgtcgttGGGTGGTTAGCTGCTCTGTTGACCCGCTCCATGCTTTCCTCTccatctttttttctcgcctCGTGCCTTTTCATTTTTGCGTTTGCTCTTCACGGGTTGCTCGTAGTGCCGTAATATGCGTTATGTTTGTGCGTGGCGGTGAAGGCTGtgctcccccttcttcggTGTTGCAGCTTGCCATTCTCTGTTCTGCCCTTTCGCTGTGAATTGGGCCCACTGTGGGATAGGCGACACGGGTGACTGCCCGCTCTTTCTGTGTTTTTGGTGGGTCGTCTGATGAAGTCTCTGAGAGTACGAGTGGCTCTTTTTGTGTCGTTCTgcttttgcttgtttgccGCGTCGCCCAGCTCGAGGGTGGAGGAacttctctgtgcgtgtgtgtgtgaagaagTCCACCCGTACTTCTTCGTCTTCGCACACCattcgcctcctccgccgacctcccctcccccaccccgcgTTGGTCTCCTGACTCGCCATGGGTGGCAGTGTAAAACGCCGCCTCACGCTTGAAattcttctttttcgttgttcacgtcctcctcctttttaCGTCCTTCACATACCCGTAGAGACGAGTGGGCATCCACGTTatgccgctctccctccgtCTTTCCTCTCTGAACTTCTTCTTCGCAACGTGGGAGGAACTGACGCCACCTGCGCAGGGGTAGGGGTGCTCGATGGCACAGGTGTGTGCCCTTCATTGCATATCATCTTTCTCGGAGGTAACGCCAATAAAGCGAAGCTCAGTGCTGCGGAAGATGCCTTGGGGggattctctctctctctcttttatttttcgttttctcccGTCTATTTCTCTTTGCTTTCATGTGTTTATAACGTACGCGCCTGTGCCCGTGAGAGGATGATGAACATCATCGTAGCATATTTGTAGGGAGTCGTTGAAGAAGGGGTGCAGGAGACGACACGACAGATGAGAAGAAGAtgccgctctttccctccctctccccctggCGGGTATGCTGGAGTCTCTTTGGCGCACTTCGAACATGACATACTGAAGAACGAAGTTCCTTGTCACTCAGACAGCAACGCACACGGGTACAGGCTGCTtatcctctccttcttcatatttctctccttcctgtGCTTTCGTGAAACGATGACTTGGTCGAATTAAATATGAGCGAAAAGGCCCGGGCGGATCGAGCGTCTTAACATGGAAGCCCTGCACAGCCTGAGTAGTCCTCAAAGTTTCACattcccccttcccttttttgCTCCTGCATGTCACCCACCCGGGTGTGCCGCAAGGAATACATACGCGCCCACTGATACTgcgcggaaaaaaaaagacttGAGTTGGGCGTCTGTGGCTGATATGTGGAAGACATCTGGTCGCTGCTCTCAGTCAAATTTCCCAGCTgtggtgcactgctgcaacgGCGTCACGTGTGCCTGGATGGGGGTTACCAATTTTATATACGCGCTCACAGCGTCGAACGCGTGTCGCTGAGTGATTGTTCGAGCCCTCttgttgtttctctctgcatgCGCAGAACAGTGTCATGTGCCTCTCGAACACCTAAAGCATGGTGAACGGAtgcgctgcctctcctgGCTAAGCACATAAGTGGTGCTCTACTTATCGTTCGTCTCAATGCACATCCCGTGCGTGCTTTTTCGCTTCGTGTGCCACGTCGCTCTGCCATCTTCTGCTTTCATCGGACCACATGACGCACCCCCGTCTCATAACCCGCGCACCctcacacatgcgcacatcTGACACATTCCTCAGACCCACCCAGGCAGAAATAGTGGTCGTTTCTCTGCACTGCCCACCTTTCCCCCTCAAGTCTTCTCATTTTCTTCCGGCGCCCTGTCCcagtgtttctctctttgtttctctacCCGCTCCGTTCTCTGCACGCTCGAATTCGCGCTCGTCCTCTCGCACGCTTTCTCTATACTGTAGCACCGTTGTGATGGCTGTACTTCCAAGCCAGTATCCCGTTCTTCTCACACGCAGTCCTACAGCCGTGCTTGGACGTCAGTCTATAATATCTCCTTTAATAGATAAAACAACGGCGTGaagcctccctccctcttcgtggATACACGCGCAGTGGATCTTACTTAAATCTCATCTTCTCTGCTTTCacacctcctcgctcttcttcttttccacTTGATTTCGGAACTATCACGCGCGTTGGCCTCACTCACTGCTGCCTTTatctcctttcctcttctccgtgtTGCGCACCACACCGACAGTCagtctcccctcccctccccccatacACAACTCCACTTCTGCATTTACAAAAGGcgccctccacccccctcctcacggCTGCGCATTTCCTTTTATTCTGTTTGTGCCcacacgcccctccccccctgtACACGTTCATACACGCACTCGAGTACCAGGAGAGCGAAGCAATGGCTGTCACTGCAGCAAAATACATT from the Leishmania panamensis strain MHOM/PA/94/PSC-1 chromosome 28 sequence genome contains:
- a CDS encoding hypothetical protein (TriTrypDB/GeneDB-style sysID: LpmP.28.0230), which codes for MVTGPHEEAIATASLEKDYDDEHLLQSSAESWVELNPAELGASPETQHPLTDMSASTRMVVVAQPFALLSSALEDAEENRSLEELETQDEVAPCLPAPQEPSYTLPSVNEEVGVSALTRLLIGETKASTEVTEQKPRSSFSSRAADMNDDLASVDDDGAQVRQTVCVDPDSETSISELKVSANSSPMVGITEMLHRRVIQEDLLRTERGPSELPLEERMAVIHALFGDFGDAPISAEKFREVMVPYQRHCECLGASYGFHHQSCRFFADFPVSL